A stretch of the Salarias fasciatus chromosome 3, fSalaFa1.1, whole genome shotgun sequence genome encodes the following:
- the ltb4r gene encoding leukotriene B4 receptor 1, whose amino-acid sequence MPLPVSAQVGIAILSLAFVLGLPGNLFVVWSVLCRVKKRSVTCLLVLNLALADAFVLLSAPFFLRYLAAGPNWEFGSAVCKLVHYLSSVNMYVSIYLICLMSMDRWLAVTRPFLSQRMRTKRSLLFLLLGVWVLAFVLSLPMPFYRSILKVRHPSNATLTLCHQYHWQSAAHQVFQYLFETVMGCLVPFSLINTCYSTVICRLQNAKFQRRREGSRLILLIICAFAVFWLPYHIVNIIEVVGVLQDSKPVLDAAKSARPNVTAFAYFSSAVNPILYVFAGSSHIRQAGLSFMGRLLEATNSESRSASTSRRTGSTRDDGSVLHTLSVKLGNPFKGRGKERSDSVPDGEPELRTLATTEPLE is encoded by the exons aTGCCTCTGCCCGTCTCGGCCCAGGTGGGCATCGCCATCCTGAGCCTGGCCTTCGTGCTGGGCCTCCCCGGGAACCTGTTCGTGGTCTGGTCGGTGCTGTGCCGGGTGAAGAAGCGCTCCGTCACCTGCCTGCTGGTGCTGAACCTGGCGCTGGCCGACGCCTTCGTGCTGCTGAGCGCCCCGTTCTTCCTGCGCTACCTGGCCGCCGGCCCCAACTGGGAGTTCGGCTCGGCGGTCTGCAAGCTGGTGCACTACCTGTCCAGCGTCAACATGTACGTGTCCATCTACCTGATCTGCCTGATGAGCATGGACCGCTGGCTGGCCGTCACCCGGCCCTTCCTGTCCCAGAGGATGAGGACCAAGCGCTCcctgctcttcctgctgctgggggtctgGGTTCTGGCCTTCGTCCTGTCGCTGCCCATGCCTTTCTACCGCAG CATCCTGAAGGTCCGGCATCCGTCCAACGCCACGCTGACCCTGTGCCACCAGTACCACTGGCAGAGCGCGGCCCACCAGGTCTTCCAGTACCTGTTCGAGACCGTCATGGGCTGCCTGGTGCCCTTCTCCCTCATCAACACCTGCTACAGCACCGTCATCTGCCGCCTGCAGAACGCCAAGTtccagcggcggcgggaggGCAGCCGCCTCATCCTGCTCATCATCTGCGCCTTCGCCGTCTTCTGGCTGCCGTACCACATCGTCAACATCATCGAG GTGGTCGGCGTGCTGCAGGACAGCAAGCCGGTGCTGGACGCCGCCAAATCCGCCCGGCCCAACGTCACGGCCTTCGCCTACTTCAGCAGCGCCGTCAACCCCATCCTGTACGTGTTCGCCGGCAGCTCGCACATCCGGCAGGCCGGCCTGAGCTTCATGGGCCGGCTGCTGGAGGCCACCAACTCGGAGAGCCGCAGCGCCTCCACCTCGCGCCGCACCGGCTCCACCCGCGACGACGGCTCCGTGCTGCACACGCTCTCCGTCAAGCTGGGGAACCCCTTCAAGGGGCGGGGCAAGGAGCGGAGCGACAGCGTCCCGGACGGCGAGCCCGAGCTCCGGACGCTGGCCACGACTGAGCCGCTGGAGTAG